The following is a genomic window from Arthrobacter sp. NicSoilB4.
CCAACGCACCCCGCTCAGCCGGTGGTGGATGCTGGCCGCCGGGCTTGGCATAACTGGCAGCACTTTGCTGTGTCTTTCTAAGATGGCCCTCGACCCCGGCGATGTCGGTTCGACGCTTGCCGGCATCGGGCTCGGTCTGGTCGCAGGCGCCACGTACGCCACATATTCGTGGTGCGCCCAACGCCTCATGAGCCGCGGCATTAGTCGCGCCGCCTCGATGGGGGCAGTGTTCGGAGCCGGCGGCATTCTGCTTGTGCCGGTCCTGCTTATGACCGGCGCACCGCTGATCGCGAGCTCTCAGGTGTTCGCCGTCGCAGCCTACATGGCTCTGATCCCGATGTTTCTGGGCTACTTGCTCTTCGGATATGGTCTGGAGCGCGTCACTGCCAGCACCGCAACCACGATCACCCTGAGTGAACCGGCCATCGCCGCGGTCCTGGCCGTGGCCATCGTCGGCGAACGCCTCAGCACTGTTGGCTGGGTAGGGCTTGGCATCATTGCCGTGGCCCTCGCTGTTCTGGCGATCGCGCCAACCAACACGGTTAGTGCACTGCCGAAATCAGACCCTGTCGTTGTTCTGACACGCCGTCCTCGGCCGGTACTCAAGATGGAAGGCGGAACAACCTTCGTTGACGCCGACGCCGTCTCCGCGCTCAAGCACGCTCGCTCCCCTGGACGGTGACCCCGACGTCCGGTCGGTCGCTGCGTCAGCACGGTCCGACAGTCCCTCGAGGCCGATCTGATCGACCACGTGCACATCGTCCTCGTGCCGATCGTCCTGGGCCGGGGCGAGCGGCTCTGGGATGGACTCGGAAGGACTCGAAGCAACCATTGAAATCGAAGCGACCCCTTGTGTACTCGGAGTTCTCCATCTGACCTTCGCCCGTCGGACGGCCCGGTAGGTCGACATGTATGGGGCAGGCCTGGTGCCAGTTCTCAGGAAAGAGGCAGCGGCGGGGAACCGGTAGCGAATGTGTCGAAGCTCCGATCAAATGACGGTTGATCGGAGCTTCGGTCCATTTTATGCAACTGAACTTCGGAGGCTGCTCGGAAGGTATGAACGGCGGTTGGGAACGCGGGCAGTTACCAGATATAGGACGGCTGCCCGCGACGAAACGGACGGCGCTAGGTCTGTTGGTTCTGAAGCTGGGAGCGAAGTTCGTCTGCGGTCGGGGGATTTGCACCAGCCCGGCGTACGGTGATCGCAGCCGCCATGGCGGCCGTTCGTCCGAGCTGCTCCAGAACAGCGGGTGCCAAACCATCGGTTCCGCGGGTGAGGAGGCCCAAGATCAGCGCGGACATGTACGAGTCGCCTGCCCCGATGGTATCCACGACTTTCGATTCCACTGCCGGGACCTTCACGCGGGTTGCGGCTGTTGCAAGGAGCGAACCCGATGAGCCTTGGGTGATGACGGCCAGGTCGGCGCCCAAATGCAGGATGTGTGTGGCGGTCTGGTCTGAGTTCTGGTCCGGGTAGAGCCAGTGCGCGTCCTCGTCGCTGAGCTTGACGACGTTGGTGAGGTGGACCAGGTCTTCGAAGATGGATACGGCTTCGGCGTGGCTGCCGAGCAGGGCGGGCCGGATGTTGGGGTCATACGTGACCGTGCATCCGGGGCGGCGCTGCTGAAGGAGCGATTTGACCGCGTCGGCACCCGGGGCCAGAAACGTGGCGATGGAACCTGTGTGGACTATCTCAGGGACGACGGCGGGAACCGGCGGTTGGATGTTCCAGGCGATGTCAAAGTCGTAGCTTGCTGAACCGTCGGGGGCGAGGGCTACCGTGGCAGTCGAGGTCCTGGGGAGCGAAGGGGACCCCGGCAGCAGTGACACACCGGCGCTGAGAATGTGCTTCTCGATTGCCGCGCCGCGGTCATCGTTACCGAACGCCGTGAGCAGTCCGGTGTTGACGCCGAGCCGGCCGAGCCCGTAGGCGACATTGGCCGGTGATCCGCCGGGGTGCTCAGTCGTGCCTTCGTGCGAGGTGACGATGTCGGTGAGGGCTTCGCCGATGACGAGGACATCGAGGGGTTGCCCCGCCTGGCTGGCGGCATCGGGGTTGTGCATGTGTTGTCCTTTCTGCTGGCGGGCGTTAAGCGAATTGAGTGATTTCGAGGCGGTTGATGGTTGCTGTCCCGCCGATCGCGTAGACAGCGACGTCGGTGCTGGTGTGGGCCGGAAAGATCAGTTCCGTCATGGTGACCTGGCCGCCCCGGGCGAAGACTTCAACGGAGCAGCGGTCCACGTAGATGGTGAGATCGTAGGACCCTTCCGTGGTCAGGACGGGTGCGCTGTCGACGGAGGGGAAGGCTTTGTGGAAATCAGTGTCCCCGGAGTCCCGGCGGTCAACGATCAGGATTGCTTCGTCCGGTCGGATGCCAACTCGGGTTCCGCGGGCTCCGTCGCCGCGCACGACCAGCCCGAATTCCTCGGCTGTCCCCGGGGTGAGGGTGATATCGATGCGCTGGACGCTGCCCGCGGCATCTTCCAAGATGTGGGTGCCGTCGGCGATTTCGGTGTCCGCAAGGCTGAACTTTTGGCCTTGCTCGGGAAGTGCGGCGAAATTTCCGGTGGCTTTTTGGATCAGGCGGGGTTGTCCGTCGATGGTGTGGAGGGATATTTCGCGGGCGAGTGTCATGGGGCTGCGCCACGGTGTGGTGGGGATGTGGTTGGCGTATTCCCAGTTGTTCATCCACGCGATCATGAGGCGGCGGTTGTCGGGGACGTCGCTGAAGGAGACGGCGGCGTAGTAGTCCCGGCCCCAGTCCAGCCACTGGTACTCGCTCAGCCGGGCGGGGTCCTGGAGACCTTCGGTGACGGTGGTGGCCGAGGCGAACGTGGTGCCGTCGAATTCGCCCACGAAATACTGGCCAGCCGAGCCGTTGTTGGGTCCGCCGGGGTTGAGGTTGACGGTGAGGACCCACTGCAGCCTGGCCGGGTCGCTGTCGAGGGGGAGGGGGAACAGGTCGGGGCATTCCCACACGCCTCCGGTGGCGTTGGCCGGGCCGAAGGTGCTGAGGTATTCCCAGTTCCGGAGGTCATCGGAGCGGTAGAGCACGACCTGGAAGTCTTGGGCTTCCACGGCGGCCATGACCCAGTAGCTGCCGGCGTCGCCGTCGTACCTGATGACTTTGGGGTCGCGGAACTCGGCTGATCCGCGGTTCAGTACGGGGTTGGCGGTGTGTTTGGTCCACGTGTATCCGCAGTCCAGGCTGTAGGCGAGCGACTGGGCCTGGAGTCCGCCGTGCGCGGATCCGGGCTTGAAGGCGCTGGTGTAGACGGCGACCAAGGGCGGTGCCGAACCGGTGCCGAATCCGCTGGTGTTGTCTTGATCAAAGACGATGCTGCCGGAGAAGATGTCTTCGTCCTCGTCGCAGGCGATGGCGACGGGGTGTTCGGTCCAGGTCAGCAGGTCCGTGGACGTGGCG
Proteins encoded in this region:
- a CDS encoding carbohydrate kinase, which gives rise to MHNPDAASQAGQPLDVLVIGEALTDIVTSHEGTTEHPGGSPANVAYGLGRLGVNTGLLTAFGNDDRGAAIEKHILSAGVSLLPGSPSLPRTSTATVALAPDGSASYDFDIAWNIQPPVPAVVPEIVHTGSIATFLAPGADAVKSLLQQRRPGCTVTYDPNIRPALLGSHAEAVSIFEDLVHLTNVVKLSDEDAHWLYPDQNSDQTATHILHLGADLAVITQGSSGSLLATAATRVKVPAVESKVVDTIGAGDSYMSALILGLLTRGTDGLAPAVLEQLGRTAAMAAAITVRRAGANPPTADELRSQLQNQQT
- a CDS encoding EamA family transporter, whose product is MRREKVIAIAAITITSMLWGTTGTAATFAPGAGPLAIGAAALGIGGVLQALIAIPALRASRGKLRANLPLTGLGAVAVAIYPLAFYSSMHLAGVALGTVVSLASAPLASGVLEWFVQRTPLSRWWMLAAGLGITGSTLLCLSKMALDPGDVGSTLAGIGLGLVAGATYATYSWCAQRLMSRGISRAASMGAVFGAGGILLVPVLLMTGAPLIASSQVFAVAAYMALIPMFLGYLLFGYGLERVTASTATTITLSEPAIAAVLAVAIVGERLSTVGWVGLGIIAVALAVLAIAPTNTVSALPKSDPVVVLTRRPRPVLKMEGGTTFVDADAVSALKHARSPGR
- a CDS encoding glycoside hydrolase family 32 protein, whose amino-acid sequence is MTAATATTADTFRPALHYTAGNTWLNDPNGLIFHDGVYHLYYQNNPVDNVWGNMSWGHATSTDLLTWTEHPVAIACDEDEDIFSGSIVFDQDNTSGFGTGSAPPLVAVYTSAFKPGSAHGGLQAQSLAYSLDCGYTWTKHTANPVLNRGSAEFRDPKVIRYDGDAGSYWVMAAVEAQDFQVVLYRSDDLRNWEYLSTFGPANATGGVWECPDLFPLPLDSDPARLQWVLTVNLNPGGPNNGSAGQYFVGEFDGTTFASATTVTEGLQDPARLSEYQWLDWGRDYYAAVSFSDVPDNRRLMIAWMNNWEYANHIPTTPWRSPMTLAREISLHTIDGQPRLIQKATGNFAALPEQGQKFSLADTEIADGTHILEDAAGSVQRIDITLTPGTAEEFGLVVRGDGARGTRVGIRPDEAILIVDRRDSGDTDFHKAFPSVDSAPVLTTEGSYDLTIYVDRCSVEVFARGGQVTMTELIFPAHTSTDVAVYAIGGTATINRLEITQFA